CGACGTGCGCAAGCTCCTCGAAGTCCTCCACCGCCTCACCGACCTCGGCAACACCGTCATCATCATCGAGCACAATCTCGACATCATCCGCAACGCCGACTACATCCTCGACATGGGCCCCGAGGGCGGCGAAGGCGGCGGCCGCGTCATCGCCCACGGCACCCCCGAGCAGATCGCCACCGTCGCCGCCTCCCACACCGGCAGCTTCCTCGCCCGCTACTACTCCACCCACGCCTCCAGCTTCGCCAGCCGCAACGGTACCAGCCACGCCGGCCCCCAACCTGCAAATATCGCCGCCCAGCCCGACGCGATCAAACAACCCAAAGCCAAATTCATCGCGCCCGAGAAGAAGACCGGCCTCGCCAAAGCCAGCGCCACCAAGCCCGACGAGAGATCCCCCAAAAGCATCAAGCCAAAAGCCGCAAAGAAGTCCACAATAAGCAAAGCAGCAACTCAAGAATCAATAAAAGCAGCAACTCAAGAATCGACATCGAAGAAAGCACCCGCCTCAAAGCCGGCCCCACGCACGACGAAAGCATGAGCGACCTAACCCCGAACCCCGCCATCCCCGCAACTCGTCCCAAAACCGCCGGGGATCATTCCGCAACCGCCGGGCATCACTCCACAACCGCCGGGTGCCCCATCTTCGCCGCTGCTAAGGTGGACATGGTGCGAAGCACGACCGCCTTTTTCTCCCTCGGAATCCCCTCACAGCGAAGCCAGTCCGACGCCCCCGTGCGCCCGATACTTCCCGAACGCCCCATACTCCCCGAACTCTCCCTCCTTCCCGAAGGCGAGGCCATCCTCCAGCCTCCCATGGACAACACCCCCAACGACGCCCCCGAAGACGCGCCTCACCGCATCCCCAACCTCGGCCACGCCCTCCTCTTCCTCGCCATCGCCGGCCTCTTCCTCTTCCTCACCCAGCTTCTCCTCCTCGGCCTCACCCACGCTCCCGCGATCGGAGGCAAACTATCCGCCGCCTCCATCCCCCCCAAGCTGCTCATAGCCTCCGAGGCCATCACCTACCTCGCCACCCTCGCCCTCTCCTGGTTCGTCTTCCCCCTCCTCTGGAAGCGCCCCTTCGCCAGCGGCATCGACGCGAACCCCGACGCCGCCCGCCGCAACGCCTTCCGCCTCATCCCCCTCGGCCTCACCCTCTCCTTCGCCGTGCAGGCCATCTCGTCGGTCATCGCCATCCCCAAAGACATCCCCATCGACGACTTCTTCCGCACCCCATCCGACGTCTGGCTGGTCACCCTCTTCGGCATCCTCCTCGCACCCCTCTTCGAAGAGGTCCTCTTCCGCGGCTTCCTCCTCCCCGCCGTCGCCATCGCCTACGACTGGCTCTCGCTCCCCCGCACCCCCGCCGCCCGCGAGCTCTGGCACTCCAACAACAAGATCTCCACCCCCGCCCTGGTCTTCTCCGCCGTCTTCACCAGCATCCTCTTCGCCGCGCTCCACGGCCAGCAGACCGCCTTCACCTGGCCCGTCCTTCTGCTTCTCTTTTGCGTCTCGCTCATCCTCAGCGCCGTCCGCATCCGCCTGCGTTCTGTCCTCGCCTCCACCCTCATCCACGCCAGCTACAACTTCACCATCTTCCTCACCGCCTTCATAGCCACCGGCGGCTACCGACACCTCGAAAAGCTCTCCCACTAAAGCAACTTCCCTGAACAGGGAGACTGCTCTAACCCACTTCCGTCCCCACGGTCTCAACCGCTTCACCGCCAAGCAAACGCCGGTTCAAAGATCCTCCCGCAAACAACATCTCTTCCAGCGCTTCATCCACCGCAGCCTGTGTGAGAACACTCCCCCCGGAGCCTTCCATCTGAAACTGCGCGCAACGCCTCATCAGTTCTTTGATAAAGGCGCCGCTCACACCCTTCGTTCGCCGAACGATCAGCTCCAGCAGCTCCTCCGACATCTTCAGATCGCGCGCATACAGCTTCGTCAGCTTCGCACGGCCCTCCTCGTCCGGTAACGGAAACTCAATCGCCTGATCGATACGCCCCGGACGCGAGACCAGTGCCGGCTCAATCTGGTCGGGACGATTGGTCGTCAGGATAAACAACACCTCGGCATCTTCCCGCAGTCCATCCATCTCATTCAGCAGCTTGTTCAGCAACACCTCCTCGCCCCCGTTTCGCATCTGTGTTCTATCCCGGGCGATCAGGTCAACATCCTCAATCACCATCATGGAAGGCTGCAGGAACCGCGCCAGACGAAAATATTCTCCGATCAATCCCACCTGCTCAGCCGTCACCAGCAACGTTGTATGATTCGGCAACTGCGAAGCCAGATAGTGGATCGTGTGTGTCTTGCCCGTTCCCGGCGGTCCATAAAACAGCAGTCCCTTCCGCGCCTGAAAATGCATCGACTTCAGCGCGTCGCGTGCAGCCATAAAACCGCCAACATTACGATCGAGCGTAGCCAGCGTCTTCTGCGGAAGAATGACATCCTCCCGGCTCACACTAGCCAACCGATGCACCTTCACCGAACTGCCGCCTCCCATCGGATGATGATGCGCCTCAAGCGAAATGACGCGGCCGCGATAGCTGCGGCCCTCGCTGATCGCCTGCTCGAGTTGACGAAAGAAATCCTGCGAGAACCCGGAGCCTGGTTCGCCCGCGGCTACAGCAATCTCGACGTTTACACCCACCTGAACGCCGAATCGCCCACCCGTGGCGAGCATGATCGCAAAGGGTACCCCCTTCTCTCGCCCCATCCACAATCCATTTTTCAGACATCGTGCCGGTTCCGCGTCGCCAACATCGATCTCGTCGTACTGCAGTGGCCCCGTATCCACAGGAAAGTGAGAGCTGCCGAGCATTTGAGCGAACGTAAGGCCCTCATGCGCATTCGGTGAGACAAGTCCAGTCAATCGAGTCTGCGGTTCCCGTTTCAGCAACCCTTCCAGCCCGGTCTGAACATCGATCCGCGACGTAATCGGAAACTGTCGTGCCGCGGTCGCAATGTCACGAGCCGAGACCCCGAAGTGCTTCAATAGATTCCTGGAAAGCTGCGGCTCACGATACCCGTTGCCAACCGAAAAGGAGAACCCCATGCATCTCTAATACCAGCTTCTTCCGGCGCGGTGTGCTTTTTTTCAGGCTCGGACAAGATCTCCCCAGTCCTCCCAAAAAACCAGTCAAGCCCCAAAGCAAGCCAACTCCATGCAAAAAAAGGACATCTCCGTGGCACATTAGTTTACTCCAACTGGCTATAATAGAAACAGCAAGAAAAAGCCTCGGCCCAGCCGGGGCTTTCAACGTTAAACCCACAAGGAGGAATACAAGGCTAACCCCAGTGCAATGAGGACTTTGCCAACCGTAAATCTCCCAAGGTCTTGATTCCAGAGACTTTGACGCGTAAACCAAACCCGCAGTCAACATCTAAGTCGTCTGAATCGAAGACTTTGCACCAAAAAGTCACCCGTAGGGGGTATCCTAGAATCAGAACTGACCATGCCAACCAACAACCGCACGACCCTCCTCAACCTCATCGCCACTCACTCCTTCAAGCTAGGCGACTTCACCCTCGCCAGCGGCCAGAAGTCGGACTACTACATCGACTGCCGCATCACCACCCTCCACGCCGAAGGCGGACGCCTCTCCGGCCTCGTCCTCTACGACCTCATCCGCGAACAAATCCCCAACCCCGAAAAAATCGAAGCCGTAGGCGGCCTCACCATGGGAGCCGACCCGCTCGTCTCCAACACCGCCAGCGCCAGCGCCTGGGCCCTCGCCGACTACAACGAGATCGCCGAACTCTCCGACGTGCTCGAACTCGACCCCGACCAACGCAGCGACGAAGGCCCCGCACCCACCCTCCTCCACGGCTTCCTCGTCCGCAAAGCCGAAAAGGCTCACGGCACCGGCCGCCGCATCGAAGGCTTCCTCAAACCCGGCGCCCACGTCGTCATCGTCGACGACGTCTGCACCACCGGCGGCTCCACCATCACCGCCATCGAAGCCACCCGCGAAGCCGGCATGCACGTAGCCGGAGTCCTCTGCCTGGTAGACCGCGAACAAGGCGGCCGCGCCAACATCGAAGCCGCCATCCCCGGCGTCCCCTTCCTCTCCGTCTTCACCGCCTCCGACGTCCGCGCTGCACACATCGCCCTCGAAAGGAAGAAATGAGCACGACAGCAGCAGATCAACAATCCAATCAACAGTCCAAAGCACTCGCCTTCCTCCGCATCTCCGTCGCTCTTCTCTTTCTCATCTTTGCCGAGTACAAACTGGTCAACACCAAATTCATCTGGGGAGGATTAGCCCACGACCTCGGTCAGCTCCTCAACGAGGGCTCCTACCCCTTCATCCGCCCCCTGCTCAAAAACATCATCCTCCCGCACTCCGTCTTGTTCGCCGCCGTCATCGCCATCTCCGAACTGTTGATTGCACTGAGCTTGCTCTCAGGAGTGCTGGTCCGCTGGGCAAGCCTCGGCGGTCTGACCATGATGCTGCTCTTCCTCTTCACTTCGAACTATCCCGGCCCCAACTCCCCCTTCTGGCTGTTCTTCGGCGCATCTCTCGACAACTCCGTCCTCGCCCTCTGCTTCATTGCTTTCCTGATCAGCCCTCCCCACCAGCGCTGGACTCTTCGCCGTCCCAAACAATAGAGCGACCAGACGCAATCGAGCGACCAGACGCGCTTCTCCAGACAAGCCCGCGCTCCCCCGTTTTCCTGTGCCTAAAGGCCGCAGATGGAAGCTCCTGTTTATTTTCTTGACTGACTTGTATCGCCACTGGTAGGGTTCGTTCGTTCTTCAAACAATAACCAGTTCGGGCCTGAAAAAGTTGTCACACCTTCCGGAGGTTTCACGTGATCGCCCTAAAAAAAATAAGTCTTCTCCTTCTCCCGTTATTGATCCTCAGTCTGTCGCCATCTCTGTTTGGACAGGCGGTCAGCGGCACGCTGCTCGGCACCATCAATGATCCAACCGGAGCCGCAGTTGCCGCAGCGAGGGTCATCGTCATCGAAACTGCTACGCAGACGGCTCACGAAACCGTAACCAACGATAGCGGCAACTACACCCTGCCCAACCTTCCACCCGGCACCTACTCCATCACGGTCGAAGCCAATGGCTTCAAGAAAGATACCCATGAGGGCATCGATCTTCTCACCAACACCTCAACCCGCGTCGACTTCGCGCT
The Edaphobacter lichenicola genome window above contains:
- a CDS encoding CPBP family intramembrane glutamic endopeptidase; this encodes MSDLTPNPAIPATRPKTAGDHSATAGHHSTTAGCPIFAAAKVDMVRSTTAFFSLGIPSQRSQSDAPVRPILPERPILPELSLLPEGEAILQPPMDNTPNDAPEDAPHRIPNLGHALLFLAIAGLFLFLTQLLLLGLTHAPAIGGKLSAASIPPKLLIASEAITYLATLALSWFVFPLLWKRPFASGIDANPDAARRNAFRLIPLGLTLSFAVQAISSVIAIPKDIPIDDFFRTPSDVWLVTLFGILLAPLFEEVLFRGFLLPAVAIAYDWLSLPRTPAARELWHSNNKISTPALVFSAVFTSILFAALHGQQTAFTWPVLLLLFCVSLILSAVRIRLRSVLASTLIHASYNFTIFLTAFIATGGYRHLEKLSH
- a CDS encoding AAA family ATPase, encoding MGFSFSVGNGYREPQLSRNLLKHFGVSARDIATAARQFPITSRIDVQTGLEGLLKREPQTRLTGLVSPNAHEGLTFAQMLGSSHFPVDTGPLQYDEIDVGDAEPARCLKNGLWMGREKGVPFAIMLATGGRFGVQVGVNVEIAVAAGEPGSGFSQDFFRQLEQAISEGRSYRGRVISLEAHHHPMGGGSSVKVHRLASVSREDVILPQKTLATLDRNVGGFMAARDALKSMHFQARKGLLFYGPPGTGKTHTIHYLASQLPNHTTLLVTAEQVGLIGEYFRLARFLQPSMMVIEDVDLIARDRTQMRNGGEEVLLNKLLNEMDGLREDAEVLFILTTNRPDQIEPALVSRPGRIDQAIEFPLPDEEGRAKLTKLYARDLKMSEELLELIVRRTKGVSGAFIKELMRRCAQFQMEGSGGSVLTQAAVDEALEEMLFAGGSLNRRLLGGEAVETVGTEVG
- a CDS encoding orotate phosphoribosyltransferase, producing MPTNNRTTLLNLIATHSFKLGDFTLASGQKSDYYIDCRITTLHAEGGRLSGLVLYDLIREQIPNPEKIEAVGGLTMGADPLVSNTASASAWALADYNEIAELSDVLELDPDQRSDEGPAPTLLHGFLVRKAEKAHGTGRRIEGFLKPGAHVVIVDDVCTTGGSTITAIEATREAGMHVAGVLCLVDREQGGRANIEAAIPGVPFLSVFTASDVRAAHIALERKK
- a CDS encoding DoxX family protein, whose translation is MSTTAADQQSNQQSKALAFLRISVALLFLIFAEYKLVNTKFIWGGLAHDLGQLLNEGSYPFIRPLLKNIILPHSVLFAAVIAISELLIALSLLSGVLVRWASLGGLTMMLLFLFTSNYPGPNSPFWLFFGASLDNSVLALCFIAFLISPPHQRWTLRRPKQ